In Brassica napus cultivar Da-Ae chromosome A3, Da-Ae, whole genome shotgun sequence, the sequence TTGACTAGCATCAAAAGTCAACGTCACACTTGGTCCGCTGGAACTGAAACCCGCTGGTTGCGTTAGAAGTACTAAGAGGAACCTTGAGATCACACCTGATCTTCGGCTTGAACTTCCACGACTTGATCAACCCAAACTTAAACCTAATCTTAAGCCTCAGCTTCGCATCGATCCTGTAGATCCCTGACTTCACATCCTCCTCAAAATCCCCCCTATCTCCGCCGTTAAGCACCACCAAGCTCTGTCCAACTATATTAGTTCCAACCACCGTCGTGTTCTTGTGTCCCTGGTAGAACGGCGAGATGTTACTTGCTCCAAAACGCTGATCACCGTAGTAGCCTCTGACCTCGATCTGATCATAGTAAACACCGATACGTCGGTTAGGGTTTCGGATCGTGAAGTTAAGGTCGAGATTGTATCGAAGGTTGTTGTCCGTGCCGAGTGTGAACTGAGTGAGTT encodes:
- the LOC106427637 gene encoding NDR1/HIN1-like protein 3, producing the protein MGDRQPHLNGAYYGPSIPPPTKTSHSHGRRGGGCCCLGDCLGCCGCCILSVIFNILITLVIVIGIAALIIWLIFRPNAIKFHVTDAKLTQFTLGTDNNLRYNLDLNFTIRNPNRRIGVYYDQIEVRGYYGDQRFGASNISPFYQGHKNTTVVGTNIVGQSLVVLNGGDRGDFEEDVKSGIYRIDAKLRLKIRFKFGLIKSWKFKPKIRCDLKVPLSTSNATSGFQFQRTKCDVDF